In one window of Comamonas testosteroni DNA:
- a CDS encoding VOC family protein, producing MFFGISHLIVPTTDLERAAKMWRDVIGFAEVGRGDGYVDIDTGSATLRLAQVSRVESSLSLRLQVSKVQTTYDTLLAGGCSTRYAPMKTPELEEMACVSDGDNHSILLWRPLSEDEWGFVPDLPKQGEWLPEAEALLKRLLAHVPALFRMLARRKTTRVIEQLAAEAKSPVTCDCVIKGYITASAKITRFRLVEPLRAEGINPQDYQAEFDYE from the coding sequence ATGTTTTTTGGAATCAGCCATCTTATTGTCCCTACCACCGATCTGGAACGCGCCGCCAAGATGTGGCGTGATGTGATCGGCTTTGCCGAGGTAGGCAGGGGCGATGGCTATGTGGACATAGATACCGGCAGCGCCACGCTGCGACTGGCGCAGGTGAGCCGGGTCGAATCCAGCCTGTCGCTGCGCCTACAGGTCAGCAAGGTGCAGACCACTTATGACACCTTGCTGGCCGGAGGCTGCAGCACGCGCTACGCGCCCATGAAGACGCCAGAGCTGGAAGAAATGGCCTGCGTAAGCGATGGCGACAACCACTCCATCCTGCTGTGGCGGCCGCTGAGCGAAGACGAATGGGGCTTTGTGCCCGATCTGCCCAAGCAAGGCGAATGGCTGCCCGAGGCCGAGGCCCTGCTCAAACGCCTGCTAGCCCATGTGCCTGCCCTCTTTCGCATGCTGGCGCGGCGCAAGACCACGCGGGTGATTGAGCAACTGGCGGCAGAGGCCAAAAGCCCTGTGACCTGCGACTGCGTGATCAAGGGCTATATCACCGCATCGGCCAAGATCACCCGTTTCAGGCTGGTGGAGCCGCTGCGCGCCGAAGGCATCAATCCTCAGGACTATCAAGCAGAGTTTGACTATGAATGA